A single genomic interval of Chryseobacterium paludis harbors:
- a CDS encoding YceI family protein has product MKKLTLIMVSLLFSNLILAQKYSSKTGKVTFEASVPLFEDVYAQDDNNIVVVNTDTGDMASISIVKNFHFKVKLMEEHFNESYAETAKYPKTTFTGKIANFDKSKLSATPQKYTVQGTLNFHGVNKPVSSTATISSKDGKIYMQGSFVAKPADFNVTIPKMVTKKIAESINVEYNYTLVKQ; this is encoded by the coding sequence ATGAAAAAATTAACACTCATAATGGTTTCGTTACTTTTTAGTAATCTGATTTTAGCGCAAAAATACAGCTCTAAAACAGGCAAAGTAACTTTTGAAGCATCTGTACCACTATTCGAAGATGTGTATGCCCAGGATGATAACAACATCGTTGTTGTGAATACAGATACGGGTGATATGGCATCTATATCAATAGTGAAGAATTTCCATTTTAAAGTAAAATTAATGGAAGAACACTTCAATGAAAGCTATGCAGAAACGGCAAAATATCCCAAAACAACTTTTACAGGAAAGATTGCCAATTTTGATAAAAGTAAGCTGTCTGCAACACCGCAAAAATATACAGTACAGGGAACATTAAATTTCCATGGGGTAAATAAACCGGTTTCTTCTACAGCAACAATTTCCTCAAAAGACGGAAAGATATACATGCAGGGAAGTTTTGTAGCGAAGCCAGCCGATTTTAATGTGACCATTCCTAAAATGGTTACGAAAAAAATTGCTGAAAGTATCAATGTTGAATACAATTATACACTGGTTAAACAATGA
- a CDS encoding c-type cytochrome, whose translation MKKLIYIIASTALLISCESRTYEEISDNTPITQQVKYTTDIKPIIDANCISCHSVNGPAAYKPFTNYDLVKASIDDMLNRIQRPLGDPEKMPQGGSLPQSQINIFIKWKADGLIEN comes from the coding sequence ATGAAGAAGTTAATATACATCATAGCATCGACAGCTTTACTTATTTCTTGTGAAAGCAGAACATACGAAGAGATTTCAGATAATACGCCAATCACTCAACAGGTAAAGTACACAACAGATATAAAACCAATTATTGATGCCAATTGTATCAGTTGTCATTCTGTAAATGGTCCAGCTGCCTATAAGCCATTTACCAATTATGATCTGGTGAAAGCCAGTATAGATGATATGTTAAATAGGATACAAAGACCACTTGGAGATCCTGAGAAAATGCCGCAGGGAGGATCGTTACCACAATCACAAATCAATATTTTTATCAAATGGAAAGCTGATGGACTTATTGAAAATTAA
- a CDS encoding DUF5777 family beta-barrel protein — MTKTLLFLSILSSTLAFSQEDLLKDIDTIKANTENSQPAFKALQIVTGQSTKLAAKNEWYIVVAHRFGDISTGFKNFFGLDEASTKLGAIYGVNDWLSLNLSRETNQKTFELGAKYKVLKQNESFPVDVVGYNVLALNTDLDKDNYPGLHFGDRLSYLTQALISRRFDDKLSLQLTPSYIHKNLYEPKNEDKNQFLTGLGGRYKISKRISINAEYFVNFDNHSFYKNPLSLGMDIETGGHVFQLVFSNSQLNSDIGYLSNAVGNWGKGHIYFGFNLYRVF; from the coding sequence ATGACAAAAACTCTATTATTTTTGTCAATATTATCCTCAACTCTTGCCTTTTCACAGGAGGATTTGCTGAAAGATATTGACACCATTAAAGCAAACACAGAAAATTCGCAGCCCGCTTTTAAGGCCCTGCAGATTGTTACAGGACAATCTACAAAACTTGCTGCTAAAAATGAATGGTACATTGTGGTGGCGCACCGTTTTGGTGACATCAGTACAGGATTCAAAAATTTCTTTGGACTGGATGAAGCTTCTACTAAATTAGGAGCTATTTATGGGGTTAACGATTGGCTATCTCTAAACCTATCCAGAGAAACCAATCAGAAAACTTTTGAATTAGGCGCTAAATATAAGGTCCTTAAACAAAACGAAAGTTTTCCTGTTGATGTAGTTGGTTACAATGTATTGGCCTTGAATACTGATCTTGATAAGGATAATTATCCGGGGCTTCATTTTGGCGACAGACTTTCTTATCTTACTCAGGCTTTAATTTCCAGAAGATTTGATGATAAACTTTCGTTACAGTTAACTCCCTCATACATTCATAAGAACCTTTACGAACCTAAAAATGAAGATAAAAATCAGTTCTTAACAGGATTAGGAGGACGTTACAAAATTTCTAAAAGGATCTCTATCAATGCTGAATATTTTGTGAATTTTGACAATCATAGTTTTTATAAAAATCCTTTATCATTAGGCATGGACATCGAGACAGGAGGCCATGTTTTCCAGCTGGTATTTAGCAACTCCCAGCTCAATTCTGATATAGGTTATCTTTCCAATGCTGTTGGAAACTGGGGAAAAGGACATATTTACTTTGGTTTTAATCTTTATAGAGTTTTTTAA
- a CDS encoding Crp/Fnr family transcriptional regulator, translated as MIDHQFIVNKFGFLGNDFVNEVHEYSITDKIKAKTELIREGEKIKYIPFMIRGSVKVYCLNDGRELIYYYVRPNESCVMTFSSIFSNYISKIYAITEEESEVLLIPVSVMHDWLIRFPGINRVFYQEYDKRFIDVMNMVNEAVFHRLDKRVLNYIKQQISITGNHPIKLTHREIASNLGTSREVVSRVLKKIENEGEIFQGKEGIRIAIHENVS; from the coding sequence ATGATCGATCATCAATTTATTGTTAATAAATTCGGCTTTCTAGGTAATGATTTTGTAAATGAAGTGCATGAATACAGTATTACAGATAAAATCAAAGCAAAGACTGAATTGATCAGAGAAGGAGAGAAAATTAAGTATATCCCTTTTATGATTAGAGGATCTGTGAAGGTATACTGTCTGAATGATGGACGGGAACTGATCTATTATTATGTAAGACCTAATGAGAGCTGTGTGATGACATTTTCGTCTATCTTCAGTAATTACATCAGTAAAATCTATGCAATCACCGAAGAAGAATCTGAAGTATTGTTAATACCTGTTTCTGTAATGCACGATTGGCTCATTCGTTTTCCTGGAATTAACAGAGTTTTTTATCAGGAATATGATAAGCGATTTATAGACGTAATGAATATGGTGAATGAAGCCGTATTCCATAGGTTGGATAAAAGGGTACTTAATTATATCAAACAACAAATTTCAATAACAGGGAATCATCCTATAAAATTAACACATAGAGAAATTGCGAGTAACCTTGGGACATCCAGGGAGGTCGTAAGCAGAGTCCTGAAAAAGATAGAAAATGAAGGTGAGATCTTTCAGGGAAAAGAGGGAATTAGAATTGCTATTCATGAAAATGTTAGCTAA
- a CDS encoding helix-turn-helix domain-containing protein: protein MEELKRRFIYQYFILMSSIVLLEIGIRFFIDDTVMALYNIGGLIFLSYGYLMMRERYLADKMVHAYLIILPLYLFFSMLVHWESTVVTFAWLFPLPLMAYIFFSKKVAIAYSVYIIANILASFVVYYYFNFQFRDYSRGEIIILDTIAFVSNFTFIMMLLIYNNEINKLEFLLEIQEQELGRNRIKVQKVTVLEKIERKDDMINEEIAEQLERCMRDEELFKNSNLTISIVSTHLNVNYTYISKIIRYKGYKNFNSYLNTFRVNYVKNLINESDLQKVTLMYIYTEAGFSNQATFNRVFKQIEGITPSEYVIQSLEKKRVKSRSF, encoded by the coding sequence ATGGAAGAGCTTAAACGTCGTTTTATATACCAGTATTTCATTTTGATGAGCAGCATTGTCTTGTTAGAGATTGGGATTAGATTTTTTATAGATGATACAGTCATGGCTTTATATAATATAGGTGGGCTGATATTTTTATCTTATGGCTATTTAATGATGCGAGAAAGATATCTTGCAGATAAAATGGTACATGCCTATCTGATTATACTTCCCTTGTATCTTTTTTTTAGCATGCTTGTACATTGGGAAAGTACAGTGGTAACTTTTGCATGGTTATTTCCTTTGCCACTGATGGCTTACATATTTTTCTCAAAAAAAGTTGCTATAGCCTATTCTGTGTATATCATTGCCAATATACTAGCTTCTTTTGTTGTTTATTACTATTTTAATTTTCAATTTAGAGACTATTCTCGTGGAGAAATTATTATTCTTGATACGATTGCTTTTGTTTCTAATTTTACTTTCATCATGATGTTGTTGATTTATAATAACGAAATCAATAAATTGGAATTCTTATTGGAAATTCAGGAGCAGGAATTAGGTCGTAATCGCATTAAAGTTCAAAAAGTAACTGTTTTAGAGAAGATAGAAAGGAAAGATGATATGATTAATGAAGAAATAGCAGAACAGCTGGAAAGGTGTATGAGGGATGAAGAATTATTTAAAAATTCGAATCTCACTATATCAATAGTAAGTACCCATTTAAATGTAAATTATACTTATATTTCAAAAATTATCCGTTACAAAGGGTATAAGAACTTTAATAGTTATTTAAATACGTTTAGAGTTAACTATGTCAAAAATCTTATCAATGAAAGTGATTTGCAGAAGGTGACCCTTATGTATATTTATACGGAAGCGGGATTTAGCAATCAGGCTACTTTCAATAGGGTATTTAAACAGATAGAAGGGATTACGCCAAGTGAATATGTAATACAAAGCTTAGAGAAAAAAAGAGTTAAATCTAGGTCTTTCTAA
- a CDS encoding transposase — protein MNHPIQQNFKHIHIGQYLKIKVEELQVPMARICNFLNVLEEEVEIMYQSESIDSRQLLRWSKLLEYDFFRLYSQHLVLYSPPSKQGLSITENNKKSRLPVFKKNIYTREIINFILELISSQQKTKQQIINEYRIPKTTLYKWISKNTKYEQP, from the coding sequence ATGAATCACCCTATACAACAAAACTTTAAACATATCCATATAGGTCAATACCTAAAGATTAAAGTTGAAGAGCTTCAAGTCCCAATGGCTAGGATCTGTAATTTTCTAAATGTCTTAGAAGAAGAAGTAGAAATAATGTATCAATCTGAAAGTATAGACAGTCGGCAATTATTGAGATGGAGCAAATTACTGGAGTATGATTTTTTCAGGTTGTATTCCCAGCATTTAGTACTCTACTCACCACCTTCAAAGCAAGGATTGTCCATTACTGAAAATAATAAAAAAAGCAGACTGCCAGTTTTTAAAAAGAATATATATACCCGGGAAATAATCAATTTTATTTTAGAACTGATCAGCAGTCAACAAAAAACAAAGCAACAGATTATAAATGAATACAGAATCCCTAAAACCACACTCTATAAATGGATATCAAAAAATACCAAATATGAACAACCCTAA
- a CDS encoding helix-turn-helix domain-containing protein: protein MNNPNYNKIYSDLIEKEFPERRKELNPLLSKEIKTSLEFIEIHRSIFTHQTKEMHAFNQKLHSYDQISIQKIIEYQRVNKINNIQTSKLFGISRNTLAKWKSQFPLSL from the coding sequence ATGAACAACCCTAATTACAATAAAATTTATAGTGATCTGATTGAAAAAGAATTTCCTGAAAGAAGGAAAGAGCTCAATCCATTATTATCCAAAGAAATAAAAACTTCTCTTGAATTTATTGAAATACACAGAAGTATTTTCACTCATCAGACCAAAGAAATGCATGCTTTTAATCAGAAACTTCATTCTTATGATCAGATAAGTATCCAAAAAATTATAGAATATCAGAGAGTGAACAAAATCAATAATATACAGACCTCTAAATTATTTGGAATAAGCCGAAATACACTTGCCAAATGGAAAAGTCAATTTCCATTATCACTATAA
- a CDS encoding T9SS type A sorting domain-containing protein, producing the protein MKKIIFLLAASAQSLAMANDIHFDNKMEKSKLTASRFIVPSGISPTSVNFVNSEYYANVYSTGTLAVPYTGGAYSAMSIASQGVTGLTAVANAGTGGNITFNISGTPSAVGTAYFWTVINNTPVQFQVTVKEALSSERVASLDCSSATVVGTFSANMPSAGSKDILYTGGNGRPYLEKQIISTGVTGLTAVLNSGTLNSGNSVPGKLSLQIYGVPSSAGKAYFTVSFGGQNCTFSVDVTDADGSVLSLNCAASEATGSFIVGANSNGAKIVQYFSGNGKAHAPQVAHSTGVTGLTAVLTAGVLNSGNGNITYQISGVPASAGTANFVARIGNQTCTFSVNVGSHPTVTSLNCNGTLTGTYRKKSYTSNGTKVVSYQGGASSTYNQMVINSTGVTGLTAVAQAGILNNGSGTITYKITGTPQSSGTATFTVNIGNKSCSFTVRVEDEILDANCNSAEDFGYNISENPNAPTTLMIGGEQVKVYRKTTNRAKYPSCYAAFSQTQNGITMGNACARFRMGNGYVNSMTLVFDRPVNNIGFKSTWYANNDSAIITTKGGGTLEMKGIAGDASLVTNNSGTFLRTAGNISSRNAAGVAYIISASQPYTELTVTFDTKYDDVIVAFSKCSARVEDEDNGTISNRMASVSANAMKNDIETKTVTTKESTILKLYPNPVKDFLKVSPIKGKASYQIFNLGGRPVASGTVSEDTSIDVTKLMQGTYILTVEDADGKHSNKFLKD; encoded by the coding sequence ATGAAAAAAATCATTTTTTTGTTAGCTGCTTCAGCGCAATCGCTGGCAATGGCTAATGACATCCATTTTGATAACAAAATGGAAAAATCAAAATTAACGGCAAGCAGATTCATCGTGCCTTCAGGGATCTCACCCACCAGCGTTAATTTTGTTAATTCAGAATATTACGCTAATGTATATTCTACAGGAACTCTGGCTGTACCATACACTGGGGGAGCTTATTCGGCAATGAGTATAGCATCCCAAGGAGTAACAGGATTAACAGCCGTAGCCAATGCCGGAACTGGGGGGAATATTACGTTCAATATAAGTGGAACTCCCTCTGCCGTAGGTACAGCATACTTCTGGACTGTTATCAATAATACTCCTGTTCAATTTCAGGTTACTGTAAAAGAAGCGTTAAGCAGCGAAAGGGTAGCCTCTTTAGACTGTTCTTCTGCAACCGTTGTCGGAACTTTTTCTGCAAACATGCCAAGCGCAGGAAGCAAGGATATTCTATATACAGGAGGTAACGGACGTCCTTATTTAGAGAAACAAATAATCTCTACCGGAGTAACCGGATTAACTGCTGTATTGAATAGTGGAACATTGAACTCCGGTAATTCAGTTCCGGGAAAACTTTCACTTCAAATTTACGGTGTTCCAAGTAGTGCAGGAAAAGCTTATTTCACAGTATCTTTTGGTGGACAAAATTGTACTTTCTCTGTAGATGTGACCGATGCTGACGGAAGTGTTCTTTCTTTAAACTGTGCTGCATCAGAAGCAACAGGATCATTTATAGTAGGCGCTAACAGCAATGGTGCAAAAATAGTACAATATTTCTCTGGTAATGGAAAAGCTCATGCTCCGCAAGTAGCACATTCTACTGGGGTAACAGGGTTGACCGCAGTACTTACTGCCGGTGTATTAAATTCTGGTAATGGTAACATTACCTATCAAATTTCAGGTGTTCCCGCTAGTGCAGGTACCGCAAATTTTGTAGCAAGAATAGGAAATCAAACTTGTACATTCTCAGTGAATGTAGGAAGCCATCCTACTGTTACAAGCCTAAATTGTAATGGTACATTAACAGGTACTTACAGAAAGAAAAGTTATACATCCAACGGAACTAAAGTAGTCAGTTATCAAGGAGGTGCATCAAGCACTTACAATCAAATGGTAATCAACTCTACAGGAGTAACAGGATTAACCGCAGTAGCACAAGCTGGAATATTAAATAATGGTTCTGGTACTATTACTTATAAAATCACAGGAACTCCTCAATCCAGTGGTACGGCTACATTCACTGTAAACATTGGAAACAAATCTTGTTCATTTACGGTAAGAGTAGAAGATGAAATCCTAGATGCAAATTGCAATTCTGCAGAAGACTTTGGTTACAACATATCTGAAAATCCCAATGCTCCGACAACTCTTATGATCGGAGGCGAGCAAGTAAAAGTATATAGAAAAACCACTAACAGAGCAAAATACCCAAGTTGTTATGCAGCATTTTCTCAGACCCAAAATGGAATTACTATGGGGAATGCCTGTGCACGTTTCAGAATGGGGAATGGTTATGTTAATAGTATGACGCTGGTATTCGATAGACCTGTTAATAATATTGGATTCAAATCAACTTGGTACGCAAATAACGATTCAGCAATCATAACGACCAAGGGTGGAGGAACACTAGAAATGAAAGGGATAGCTGGTGATGCTTCATTGGTTACCAACAATTCTGGAACTTTCTTAAGAACAGCAGGTAACATATCTAGTAGAAATGCTGCAGGAGTTGCTTATATTATTTCGGCTAGCCAGCCTTACACAGAGCTTACTGTAACTTTTGACACTAAATATGATGATGTTATTGTAGCCTTCAGTAAGTGCAGTGCACGTGTGGAAGACGAGGATAATGGTACAATTTCTAACAGAATGGCGTCAGTTTCAGCAAATGCAATGAAAAATGATATTGAAACAAAAACTGTTACAACCAAGGAATCAACGATATTAAAATTATATCCAAACCCAGTAAAAGATTTTCTTAAGGTTTCTCCTATCAAAGGGAAAGCTTCATATCAAATCTTTAATTTAGGAGGAAGACCAGTCGCTTCTGGTACTGTTTCAGAAGATACTTCAATAGATGTTACAAAACTTATGCAAGGTACTTACATCCTTACAGTAGAAGATGCTGATGGAAAGCATAGCAATAAATTTTTAAAAGACTAA
- a CDS encoding DUF3467 domain-containing protein, producing the protein MDNQNQNPQDGNINIELNEMVAAGIYANLALVNHSPSEFVVDFIQLMPGVQQAKVRSRIILAPLHAKRVLSALQQNIANYEQQFGEIKEVEPFVLGGNNVQA; encoded by the coding sequence ATGGACAATCAAAATCAAAATCCACAAGACGGAAACATCAACATCGAACTGAATGAAATGGTAGCTGCTGGTATCTATGCTAACTTAGCTTTAGTGAACCACTCTCCATCTGAGTTTGTAGTGGATTTCATCCAATTAATGCCAGGTGTTCAACAAGCTAAAGTGAGATCAAGAATCATTCTTGCTCCTCTTCATGCTAAAAGAGTATTATCTGCTCTTCAACAAAACATCGCTAACTACGAGCAACAATTTGGAGAAATCAAAGAAGTTGAGCCTTTCGTTTTAGGAGGTAACAATGTACAAGCATAA